Proteins from a single region of Mesorhizobium sp. B1-1-8:
- a CDS encoding DUF3606 domain-containing protein, translating into MADNKSKRDFRDRDRVSGDEDYEVRYFAKQHRITPEQVRELIDTHGANRKTLEREARKLRG; encoded by the coding sequence ATGGCAGACAACAAGAGCAAGCGCGATTTTCGAGACCGTGACCGCGTCTCGGGCGACGAGGACTACGAGGTCCGCTATTTCGCCAAGCAACATCGCATCACGCCCGAACAAGTTCGGGAACTGATCGATACCCACGGCGCCAATCGAAAGACGCTGGAGCGAGAAGCCAGAAAGCTGAGGGGCTAA